From a region of the Methyloterricola oryzae genome:
- a CDS encoding SPL family radical SAM protein, whose protein sequence is MQEKRLRFTTPLTVTSQFPFCSLPLRLDSYRGCAFGCTYCFALYRGGNVPDRRVIPADPYALHKMFRRAQEDSAGLIAEMIRRRVPIHFGGMSDPFQPAELRHRITARFLEAIIEAEYPVVISTKSDAICREPYLSMLRDCKYLICQFSFSSTNDAFSEKVEPHSSPPTKLLAAAEFLAEMKIPVLARWQPYIPGLSESPETFVSRVAQRGIRHVSLEHLKIPVERRHPFSGGNEPEVMIRARMLYQSLSSRRDGREFLLPATQKITTVIRARDACKQAGLSFGAADNEFQFLSDGEACCSGVNQFLGFENVFKYHIGCALKRSVNDKISLDRVANEWRPKNSIDRYLNSRSRLHSRLGVKGTVEDHLKYRWNTDSANGSPTTYYGVERTGNTSPDGDVVYQWSAEAQSLFAQFRMS, encoded by the coding sequence ATGCAAGAAAAGAGACTGCGCTTTACTACACCATTAACTGTAACCAGCCAATTCCCTTTCTGCAGCCTTCCATTACGTCTAGATTCGTATAGAGGCTGCGCATTTGGTTGTACCTATTGCTTTGCTCTTTATCGCGGCGGAAACGTACCGGATCGTCGTGTTATTCCAGCTGATCCATATGCACTTCATAAAATGTTCCGGCGTGCCCAAGAAGATTCTGCCGGCTTAATTGCGGAGATGATAAGACGCAGAGTGCCAATACATTTTGGAGGCATGAGTGATCCGTTTCAACCGGCCGAACTACGTCATCGAATAACAGCGAGATTTCTTGAGGCAATAATCGAGGCAGAATACCCAGTTGTAATAAGCACAAAGAGTGATGCGATTTGCAGGGAACCGTATTTATCAATGCTAAGAGACTGCAAGTATTTGATCTGTCAGTTCTCGTTCAGCTCAACGAATGATGCATTTTCAGAAAAAGTCGAGCCTCACTCGTCGCCTCCAACAAAGCTGCTTGCAGCTGCAGAATTCTTGGCCGAGATGAAAATTCCAGTATTGGCTCGATGGCAACCATATATTCCTGGACTATCAGAAAGCCCAGAGACCTTTGTGAGTAGAGTAGCTCAGCGGGGAATACGGCATGTTTCGTTAGAACACTTAAAGATACCAGTGGAACGTCGACACCCCTTTTCTGGCGGCAATGAGCCAGAAGTCATGATTAGAGCTAGAATGCTGTACCAAAGTTTGTCATCAAGAAGGGACGGCCGAGAATTTCTGTTGCCCGCAACCCAGAAAATCACAACAGTTATTCGAGCAAGAGATGCATGTAAACAAGCGGGGCTTTCATTTGGCGCTGCCGACAACGAATTTCAGTTTTTATCGGATGGTGAGGCATGCTGTAGTGGAGTTAACCAGTTTTTAGGCTTTGAGAACGTCTTTAAATATCATATTGGTTGCGCTCTTAAGCGAAGTGTCAATGACAAAATTTCGCTAGATCGCGTTGCCAATGAATGGCGCCCCAAGAACTCGATCGACAGATATTTGAATTCTAGAAGCCGATTACATTCCAGGCTGGGTGTCAAAGGCACTGTCGAAGATCATCTTAAATATAGATGGAATACCGATTCGGCAAATGGTAGCCCAACAACCTACTATGGCGTAGAGCGAACTGGTAATACATCTCCTGACGGAGATGTTGTCTACCAATGGTCGGCAGAAGCCCAATCACTATTTGCTCAATTTCGTATGTCTTAA
- a CDS encoding DNA-binding protein: MSAIPSDIRERIIAAATTIYEDNRHEVFPTVDQVRRAARADMNTTSAVMREWRRQQLAKAAPTAIQVPEAVSRANSLALANLWQQAQELANEGLRAAQSAWDGERDELDSLRREISEAFEQQAKELTQLRDELESTKKAHQLALELQGRDLQVVTSERDKLRMELAALQVKYEALEQSQQDQKKQAATEVHRIAERLTKIEAERDEERKGASKAREETARLSGQLAAHQEQMAVIVARLGPSAVSAKGAKSPGSEGSDDVNES, translated from the coding sequence ATGTCCGCTATCCCTTCCGATATCCGCGAGCGCATTATCGCTGCCGCTACGACTATTTACGAAGATAACCGCCATGAGGTCTTCCCCACGGTGGATCAGGTACGCCGTGCAGCGAGAGCTGACATGAATACAACCAGCGCTGTTATGCGCGAATGGCGCCGGCAACAGTTGGCTAAAGCGGCGCCTACGGCGATACAGGTTCCGGAGGCTGTCAGTCGCGCTAACAGCCTGGCGCTGGCGAACCTATGGCAACAGGCCCAGGAGTTGGCTAATGAGGGCCTACGGGCAGCACAGAGCGCTTGGGATGGCGAGAGGGACGAGTTGGACAGCTTGCGCCGGGAGATATCTGAAGCTTTCGAACAGCAGGCTAAAGAACTCACTCAGCTCAGGGACGAGCTTGAATCAACTAAAAAGGCTCATCAGTTAGCTCTGGAGTTACAAGGACGTGATCTGCAGGTCGTCACCAGTGAGCGAGATAAACTCCGCATGGAGTTGGCTGCTCTACAGGTGAAATACGAGGCGCTGGAACAGTCTCAGCAGGATCAGAAAAAGCAGGCAGCCACCGAAGTTCATCGGATTGCGGAGCGACTGACCAAAATAGAGGCCGAGCGGGATGAAGAACGAAAGGGCGCTTCAAAAGCACGGGAGGAAACAGCTCGCTTATCCGGCCAACTGGCAGCACACCAAGAACAAATGGCCGTCATCGTAGCGCGATTAGGCCCGTCAGCCGTCTCCGCAAAGGGTGCAAAATCGCCCGGTAGTGAGGGTAGTGACGATGTGAACGAAAGTTGA
- a CDS encoding ParA family protein, with product MAQATNTFEGFRAMKTLVTANQKGGVGKTSTLVHLAFDFLERGLRVAVIDLDTQANASFTLQHHKSGQLASHLFDAGNKGLKDFVKRLPSGPMMQLIESDAKLADMERRTINEASANFKLNIDTLKKGFDVILIDTAPSLGVSMVAALFSADFVLSPIELEAYSIQGIKKMVTTIANVRKTNKSLQFLGMMPSKVDARNPRHARHLGELERAYPQLLIPARIGLRSSIADALASGIPVWKIKKTAARKAAQEVRALASYVFDKLEIA from the coding sequence ATGGCGCAAGCTACGAATACCTTCGAAGGTTTTAGGGCTATGAAAACGCTAGTAACCGCCAACCAGAAGGGCGGTGTTGGGAAAACTTCCACGCTCGTCCATCTGGCTTTTGACTTTCTGGAGCGCGGTTTGAGGGTAGCGGTTATCGACCTGGACACCCAGGCCAACGCCTCATTTACGCTGCAGCACCATAAAAGTGGCCAACTCGCCAGCCACTTGTTCGATGCCGGGAATAAGGGCCTTAAAGATTTCGTCAAGCGGTTGCCGTCCGGCCCAATGATGCAGTTGATCGAGAGCGATGCCAAGCTCGCCGACATGGAACGGCGCACCATCAACGAAGCCAGCGCCAACTTCAAGCTGAACATCGATACGTTGAAAAAGGGCTTTGATGTCATCCTGATCGATACGGCTCCATCCCTTGGCGTCTCAATGGTCGCTGCGCTGTTCTCTGCTGATTTCGTGCTGTCCCCAATTGAGCTGGAGGCTTACAGCATCCAGGGAATCAAGAAGATGGTCACCACAATCGCAAATGTCAGGAAGACCAATAAGTCCCTTCAATTCCTTGGAATGATGCCAAGTAAGGTGGATGCCAGGAATCCACGCCATGCGCGGCACCTGGGGGAATTGGAACGCGCGTATCCTCAGCTACTGATACCGGCCAGGATCGGATTGCGCAGCAGCATCGCCGATGCGCTCGCGTCGGGTATCCCTGTTTGGAAGATCAAAAAGACAGCGGCCCGCAAGGCGGCACAAGAAGTGCGTGCCCTTGCGAGTTATGTGTTCGACAAGTTGGAGATTGCCTAA
- a CDS encoding ParB/RepB/Spo0J family partition protein: MATAVKRKKSGEEPVVSSMMSGLGLDSIGDLSGLLSDPENGPAEAGPQHIALDLIDEDPNQPRHADNPGFSKESLAELAETIRLRGVKTPISLRDNKDQPGRYIINHGARRFRATKVAGKDTIPAFIDNDYLEVDQVIENLQRNELTPREIADYIGRELAKGKKKGEIAKELGKSPAFVTQHVTLLDLPEPIAQAFQTGRTNDVTLINELTKAYKSDDGAVTAWLAGPNQDITRGTVKQLRDFIDAESRGRVIEEDESEIDAEQISAEEEAVDRQKPEAKVADPDKLKKAIVLVRHDGRQGRLLLKKRPASHGFAWIRLDDDGAEFEADLSSVELVAVIEG, translated from the coding sequence ATGGCTACAGCAGTAAAACGCAAGAAGAGCGGCGAGGAACCGGTGGTGAGTTCGATGATGTCCGGGCTTGGTCTCGACAGCATTGGCGATCTTTCCGGCTTGCTGAGCGATCCCGAGAACGGACCCGCTGAGGCAGGGCCGCAACACATAGCTCTGGATCTGATTGACGAAGATCCGAATCAGCCTCGCCATGCCGACAACCCGGGTTTCTCAAAGGAGAGTCTGGCCGAACTTGCGGAGACGATTCGCTTGCGTGGCGTAAAGACACCGATTTCGCTGAGAGACAACAAGGACCAGCCGGGTAGGTACATTATCAATCACGGCGCACGCCGGTTCCGGGCAACCAAAGTTGCCGGCAAGGACACCATTCCGGCTTTCATCGATAACGACTACCTGGAAGTCGACCAGGTCATCGAGAACCTGCAGCGGAATGAACTAACGCCACGTGAAATCGCCGACTATATTGGCAGAGAGTTAGCGAAGGGCAAAAAGAAAGGGGAGATCGCCAAGGAGTTGGGCAAGTCTCCGGCGTTTGTAACTCAGCACGTAACACTGCTCGATCTGCCAGAGCCGATTGCTCAGGCGTTCCAGACGGGCAGGACCAATGACGTAACTCTGATCAACGAGCTTACCAAGGCTTACAAATCCGATGATGGTGCTGTTACTGCCTGGCTGGCCGGGCCTAATCAGGACATAACGCGCGGGACTGTCAAACAGCTCCGCGATTTTATTGATGCTGAATCTCGGGGCAGAGTAATTGAGGAAGACGAAAGCGAGATTGACGCCGAACAGATTTCAGCAGAAGAAGAGGCGGTTGATCGCCAAAAGCCTGAGGCCAAGGTTGCTGATCCGGACAAGCTGAAAAAAGCCATTGTCTTGGTCAGGCATGACGGCCGGCAAGGCCGGCTTCTGCTGAAAAAGCGCCCGGCCTCTCATGGGTTCGCTTGGATCAGATTAGACGATGACGGTGCTGAGTTTGAAGCTGACTTGTCGAGCGTTGAATTGGTGGCTGTCATCGAGGGATGA
- a CDS encoding tetratricopeptide repeat protein, translated as MGLFNFLFGGSKTKVADRVHSQPLSPKLASFRENFVEIELLGFFGPFRKSHSGEWAICWSDSDEPNHRGGYRESGHGRYVLYNVTQDRIALQGKLERPNSGSVAENGTFAIEDWHFGSELSGTFYVISSTGRELIKKKFEANLYNSAISDTGHFAVCQTANSPLGEDGNRFTAFDVEKTVELFSIHPPTGRADRYMFIEDIPKFGVVINKIGTFYYDMLGNFIDSEKFDAARLRCDRYDVVLLAAEEIVKTPELNDQLASAALEATIRALSLGAEKDQSWKAIALKIQGLAHEFLRNNEGAIAAFDEALRINPKIGVKRKADSLRRKLMRNEPFS; from the coding sequence ATGGGCTTGTTCAATTTTCTATTCGGAGGTAGCAAGACAAAAGTTGCGGATCGAGTGCATTCTCAGCCTTTGTCGCCAAAGCTTGCTTCCTTTCGCGAAAATTTTGTTGAAATAGAGCTATTGGGTTTCTTTGGGCCGTTCAGAAAATCGCACTCCGGCGAGTGGGCAATATGCTGGAGTGATAGCGATGAGCCAAATCATAGAGGCGGCTATCGAGAAAGCGGTCATGGACGCTATGTCCTCTATAACGTTACACAAGACAGAATCGCGTTGCAGGGCAAATTGGAACGACCCAATTCCGGCAGTGTCGCGGAGAATGGCACCTTTGCTATTGAAGACTGGCATTTCGGGAGTGAGCTATCTGGAACGTTCTACGTAATTTCCTCCACTGGGCGTGAACTCATTAAGAAGAAGTTCGAAGCGAATCTATATAACAGCGCCATATCCGATACTGGGCACTTTGCAGTCTGCCAAACTGCCAACTCTCCACTAGGCGAAGACGGAAACCGATTCACCGCATTTGATGTGGAAAAGACCGTCGAGTTATTTTCCATACATCCTCCCACCGGCAGGGCTGACAGATACATGTTTATCGAGGACATTCCGAAATTTGGTGTCGTCATAAACAAGATTGGCACGTTTTACTATGACATGCTGGGGAACTTTATTGATTCAGAAAAATTCGACGCGGCTCGGCTGCGATGTGATAGGTATGACGTAGTTTTGTTAGCCGCCGAAGAGATTGTTAAGACTCCCGAACTCAACGATCAACTTGCCAGTGCAGCGCTTGAGGCAACTATTAGGGCTCTTTCGCTCGGTGCAGAGAAGGACCAAAGTTGGAAGGCTATCGCACTCAAGATTCAAGGATTAGCCCATGAGTTCTTGCGCAACAACGAGGGGGCAATTGCCGCCTTCGATGAGGCGTTACGGATCAATCCAAAGATCGGCGTCAAGCGTAAAGCCGATTCACTGCGAAGAAAGCTGATGCGCAATGAACCGTTCTCCTAA
- a CDS encoding conjugal transfer protein TraM: MSTPIEELIKEIAATHAISVGRDDPIMVLHTINKRLLLDSYNVQQELLKRFEENLEAAAQRWRDDSKTRAERILNAALTSSRQTIDEATTSGARAVAEAVRKEIQSDANVVNGAVSNLRWLIMGNLFASTVALGASLLALSDKL; the protein is encoded by the coding sequence ATGAGCACACCAATAGAGGAATTAATCAAAGAGATCGCGGCGACCCATGCGATTTCCGTGGGGCGGGATGATCCCATAATGGTCCTGCATACAATCAACAAGCGGCTACTCCTGGATAGCTACAACGTCCAGCAGGAACTTCTGAAGCGCTTCGAGGAGAACCTCGAAGCCGCGGCGCAACGCTGGAGGGACGATTCAAAAACTCGCGCCGAACGCATTTTGAATGCGGCTCTCACGTCTAGCAGACAAACAATCGATGAAGCGACTACATCCGGCGCACGCGCCGTCGCGGAAGCGGTGCGCAAGGAGATCCAAAGCGACGCAAACGTCGTGAATGGAGCAGTGAGCAACTTACGCTGGCTCATCATGGGCAACTTATTTGCCTCCACAGTAGCACTTGGGGCGTCGTTGCTTGCTTTAAGCGATAAGCTTTAA
- a CDS encoding nucleotide-binding protein produces MSKVHMVLQGKGGVGKSLISSVLAQFKGSKGQNPLCVDTDPVNATFTGYKGLNVRKLEIMEGDEINTRAFDALVELVADNSAGDVIIDNGASSFVPLSHYLITNEVPALLEALGYELVVHTVITGGQALEDTVNGFRALASQFPTPSTIVVWLNQYWGPIEHEGKGFEQLKAYKDYKDRVAAVVTIPKLKEETYGRDISDMLQARQTFDEALAMESLTIMTRQRLKIFKDKLFGQMEAAAVL; encoded by the coding sequence ATGTCGAAAGTCCACATGGTGCTTCAAGGAAAAGGCGGCGTCGGCAAGAGCCTCATCAGCTCCGTACTCGCGCAATTCAAAGGTTCAAAAGGCCAAAACCCGCTGTGCGTCGACACAGACCCTGTAAACGCCACGTTCACGGGTTACAAGGGACTAAATGTCCGCAAGCTGGAAATCATGGAGGGTGACGAAATCAACACACGAGCCTTCGACGCCCTTGTCGAACTCGTGGCGGACAATAGCGCCGGCGACGTCATCATCGACAACGGCGCCAGTTCCTTTGTGCCGCTTTCACACTACCTCATTACCAACGAGGTACCCGCTTTGCTGGAAGCCTTGGGTTACGAGCTGGTCGTACATACTGTTATAACAGGAGGCCAGGCCCTGGAAGACACCGTAAACGGCTTTCGGGCGCTTGCCAGCCAGTTCCCGACACCATCCACAATTGTCGTTTGGCTGAATCAGTATTGGGGACCCATCGAGCACGAAGGCAAAGGCTTCGAGCAATTGAAAGCCTACAAAGACTACAAGGATCGTGTCGCGGCGGTCGTGACGATTCCAAAGCTGAAGGAGGAAACCTATGGCCGTGACATTTCGGACATGCTCCAGGCTCGCCAGACATTCGACGAGGCGTTGGCGATGGAGTCTTTGACGATCATGACCCGGCAGCGCCTCAAGATATTCAAAGACAAGCTATTCGGCCAGATGGAAGCGGCGGCTGTCCTATGA
- a CDS encoding TraK family protein: protein MAKSYIEELGAWVKQREPVKPRQESATVAFLAVKENVVEALAAGYALTTIWEHMHESGLIKSGYETFRKHVRRYIQSPSPEAKATRNAVSPNTVKSPHKTADATSKEMPQAARMSAAESDILKGFRFSPVPNKEELF from the coding sequence ATGGCCAAAAGCTACATCGAAGAATTGGGCGCTTGGGTCAAACAGCGCGAACCCGTAAAACCACGCCAAGAATCTGCGACCGTGGCTTTCCTGGCCGTGAAGGAAAACGTCGTCGAGGCCCTGGCGGCCGGCTATGCGTTGACGACGATATGGGAACACATGCACGAATCCGGACTGATCAAGTCAGGGTACGAAACCTTCCGGAAGCATGTTCGCCGATACATTCAAAGCCCGAGCCCAGAAGCCAAGGCGACGCGAAACGCCGTTTCTCCAAATACCGTCAAATCGCCACACAAGACGGCTGACGCCACGTCAAAAGAGATGCCCCAGGCGGCCCGAATGTCAGCCGCCGAGAGCGATATCTTGAAGGGATTTAGATTCAGTCCGGTACCAAACAAAGAGGAGTTATTCTGA
- the traJ gene encoding conjugal transfer transcriptional regulator TraJ, translating into METLKPSTRKNSPPIKVYCLPDERRQIETNADRVGLALSSYLLTLGLGYEPRGVVDGEKVDELMRINGDLGRLGGLLKLWLTDDARAAMLGDSTIRALLSKIEDTQDLMTDAIRSVVLPRSKR; encoded by the coding sequence ATGGAAACACTGAAGCCAAGCACTCGAAAGAACAGTCCGCCCATCAAGGTTTATTGCCTGCCAGATGAGCGCAGGCAGATTGAAACCAATGCGGATCGCGTTGGTCTGGCCCTTTCATCGTACTTGCTGACCCTTGGTCTTGGGTATGAACCTAGAGGCGTCGTTGATGGTGAGAAGGTTGACGAGCTAATGCGCATCAACGGTGATCTGGGACGGTTAGGTGGATTGCTGAAGCTGTGGCTGACTGACGATGCGCGGGCGGCCATGCTGGGCGATTCCACTATCCGGGCTCTCCTGTCGAAGATCGAGGACACGCAGGACCTCATGACCGATGCGATTCGGAGTGTGGTTCTTCCGAGATCAAAGCGGTGA
- the traI gene encoding TraI/MobA(P) family conjugative relaxase — MIAKHVPMRTVRKSDFAGLVKYICDPQEKRERVDGVSVTNCYSDDPSKAILEVTHTQSRNIRSSADKTYHLIVSFRAGENPSADALRAIEARICEGLGFGEHQRVSALHTDTDNVHLHIAINKVHPSKLTVLTPYNDYKVLGDLCKSLERDYCLEPDNHQSRKSGSENRAADMERHAGVESLLGWIQRECLADLNEVRDWSAFNSVLNSHGLRLMVRGNGFVFTDGAGTYVKGSSVSREFSKAKLEARFGSFQQEKTARKAQAQRRYEPRPVKIHVDTTELYARYIAEQRLTSAARAQASAEVRDRRHRLIQTAKRTAKLKRAVIKLVGGSAQSKRLLYALVSKSLRDNIAHINQKCRTDKESVHRLHRRMTWADWLRAEAIQGDRHALVALRAREAAQSSLKGNTVAGTGQQAQSADAAEVMQDSITKKGTAIYVAGHTTIRDDGTRIQVSRELSQRTASTALKMAMERYGTHLAINGTEQFKDLLVQAAAETKLPITFDDPELEQRRQALMKQPQPQNSAHGQRGGVPWNGQPRRTHEQPAIDPAAWTAADSYILEQNRNRLYFIDIPEHDRYSDKHGAVMIYGGLRTVKGQLLALLQKDTHVYVLPVDESTASQLRRKLVGTTVTFVNGAVQQQTKGRAR, encoded by the coding sequence ATGATCGCCAAGCACGTTCCGATGCGTACAGTCCGGAAGAGTGATTTTGCCGGCCTGGTGAAATACATTTGCGATCCACAAGAAAAGCGCGAGCGGGTCGATGGCGTCAGCGTGACGAATTGCTACTCCGATGACCCGTCAAAAGCCATCTTGGAGGTTACCCACACGCAGTCGCGCAATATCCGTTCGAGCGCAGACAAGACCTACCATTTGATTGTCAGCTTTCGGGCCGGAGAGAATCCGAGCGCGGACGCACTCCGAGCCATTGAAGCGCGAATCTGCGAAGGTCTGGGGTTCGGCGAGCATCAACGGGTCAGCGCGCTGCATACCGATACCGACAATGTGCACCTGCATATTGCGATCAACAAAGTTCATCCAAGCAAACTGACGGTTCTTACCCCTTATAACGACTACAAGGTTTTGGGGGATCTCTGCAAAAGCCTTGAACGTGACTATTGCCTGGAGCCCGATAACCACCAATCTCGAAAGTCAGGCAGCGAAAACCGCGCGGCAGACATGGAGCGGCACGCCGGCGTAGAGAGCCTGCTCGGGTGGATTCAACGCGAGTGCTTGGCCGATCTCAATGAAGTGCGAGACTGGTCCGCATTTAATTCCGTGCTGAATTCCCATGGCTTGCGCTTGATGGTTCGCGGCAACGGGTTTGTATTCACCGATGGCGCGGGAACCTATGTGAAAGGTAGCTCTGTCTCGCGGGAGTTTTCCAAAGCAAAGCTGGAGGCCCGCTTCGGAAGTTTCCAACAAGAAAAGACTGCGCGGAAGGCCCAAGCACAGCGCCGCTATGAACCTCGTCCGGTAAAGATCCACGTCGATACCACAGAGCTTTATGCGAGGTATATCGCCGAGCAACGACTAACGTCGGCAGCGCGGGCACAGGCATCGGCGGAGGTCCGAGACAGGCGGCACAGGCTGATTCAAACCGCCAAGCGCACGGCAAAGTTAAAGAGAGCCGTCATCAAGTTGGTCGGCGGCTCTGCGCAGTCAAAACGACTGCTGTACGCGCTGGTTTCCAAATCGCTGCGGGACAACATCGCCCACATCAACCAAAAGTGCCGGACCGACAAAGAATCCGTCCATCGGCTGCATCGAAGAATGACCTGGGCTGACTGGTTGAGGGCTGAGGCTATTCAAGGAGACCGGCACGCGCTGGTAGCCTTGCGGGCGCGGGAAGCCGCTCAGTCCTCCTTGAAAGGTAACACCGTGGCAGGTACAGGCCAGCAAGCTCAATCTGCTGACGCCGCAGAAGTGATGCAGGACAGCATCACCAAGAAAGGAACCGCCATTTATGTGGCCGGCCACACAACTATCCGGGATGACGGCACCCGGATTCAGGTATCGAGAGAGTTAAGCCAGCGGACCGCTTCTACAGCGCTAAAGATGGCGATGGAGCGGTACGGTACTCATCTTGCGATCAACGGTACCGAACAGTTCAAGGATCTACTCGTGCAGGCTGCTGCGGAAACCAAGCTGCCCATTACGTTCGATGATCCTGAGCTTGAGCAGCGCCGTCAGGCGCTAATGAAACAACCCCAACCGCAGAACTCCGCACACGGCCAGCGTGGGGGAGTACCGTGGAACGGCCAACCGCGACGGACTCATGAGCAGCCAGCAATAGATCCAGCAGCCTGGACAGCGGCTGACTCCTACATTCTGGAACAGAACAGGAACAGGCTTTACTTTATCGATATTCCGGAGCATGATCGATATAGCGATAAACACGGCGCGGTGATGATTTATGGAGGATTACGCACTGTGAAGGGCCAGCTTCTCGCGCTTTTGCAAAAGGACACACATGTCTATGTGCTGCCGGTCGATGAGTCCACGGCCAGTCAGTTACGACGGAAGCTCGTCGGGACCACCGTTACGTTCGTAAATGGCGCGGTTCAGCAACAGACCAAAGGACGAGCGCGGTGA
- a CDS encoding type IV secretory system conjugative DNA transfer family protein, with the protein MKRDNAVGPQVRQGQGRSNPHAVGVLLAFALGFVAATQWFAHQFGYQAALGSSLGPVYAPWQILLWANAWYTTYPDAIMQSGSVGMIVATLGLVAVALAKMVAANTAKAHEFLHGSARWANCKDIEAAGLFNNDGVYVGAWKDKAGKVHYLRHNGPEHVLCYAPTRSGKGVGLVIPTLLSWPHSAVITDLKGELWALTSGWRQKHAGNRVLRFDPAASVGSVAWNPLEEIRLGTDSVIGDVQNLANLIVDPDGKGLESHWQKTSHALLVGVILHVLYKGQNEGAPATLPAVDALLTNPKRPIKELWREMTSYAHVDGQPHAVVASAAQDMIDRPEEEAGSVLSTAKSYLALYRDPVVANNVRKSQFRITDLMNHDDPVSLYIVTHPNDKARLRPLVRVLVNMIVRLLADKMEFEKGRSKAHYKHRLLLMMDEFPSLGRLDILQESLAFIAGYGIKAYLICQDINQLKSRETGYGHDEAITSNCHIQNAFPPNRVETAEYLSKLTGQTTILKEQITTSGGRSSILLGNVSRTQQEVQRPLLTVDEALRMPGPKKNASDQIAEPGDMVIYAAGFPAIYGRQPLYFQDPIFQVRAEIPAPDKTDCLIRATEPQRITL; encoded by the coding sequence GTGAAACGCGACAATGCTGTCGGACCTCAGGTTCGGCAGGGCCAAGGCCGAAGCAATCCGCATGCTGTCGGAGTCTTGCTCGCCTTTGCGCTTGGATTTGTCGCTGCGACTCAGTGGTTCGCCCACCAGTTCGGCTACCAGGCTGCATTGGGAAGCAGCCTCGGCCCTGTCTATGCGCCCTGGCAAATTTTGCTGTGGGCCAACGCCTGGTACACCACCTATCCCGACGCCATCATGCAGTCGGGCAGCGTCGGCATGATAGTCGCCACGCTTGGACTCGTTGCCGTTGCGTTGGCAAAGATGGTGGCGGCCAATACAGCCAAGGCGCACGAGTTCCTGCATGGCTCAGCGCGGTGGGCGAACTGTAAGGACATCGAGGCGGCCGGCTTGTTTAACAACGATGGCGTCTATGTCGGTGCGTGGAAGGACAAGGCCGGCAAGGTACATTATCTCCGCCACAATGGCCCAGAGCATGTGCTTTGTTACGCTCCGACCCGTTCGGGCAAAGGGGTTGGCCTGGTTATCCCGACCCTGTTGAGCTGGCCACATTCGGCAGTCATCACCGATCTGAAAGGCGAACTGTGGGCGCTTACTTCAGGCTGGCGGCAAAAGCATGCGGGTAATCGTGTCCTGCGCTTCGATCCGGCCGCCAGCGTCGGCAGCGTGGCTTGGAACCCGCTGGAGGAAATTCGCCTTGGGACCGATTCTGTCATCGGCGATGTGCAGAACCTGGCCAATTTGATCGTGGACCCCGATGGCAAGGGGCTGGAATCACACTGGCAGAAAACCTCTCATGCCTTGCTTGTCGGCGTCATTCTGCATGTTCTATATAAGGGGCAGAATGAGGGGGCCCCTGCTACTTTGCCGGCTGTCGATGCGCTTCTTACCAACCCCAAGCGGCCCATTAAAGAACTCTGGCGCGAGATGACGTCCTACGCGCATGTGGACGGACAGCCTCATGCGGTCGTGGCTTCCGCCGCACAGGACATGATTGACCGGCCCGAAGAGGAAGCCGGATCGGTTCTCTCGACGGCCAAGTCATATCTCGCTCTTTACCGCGACCCAGTGGTCGCCAACAACGTGAGGAAGTCGCAATTCAGGATCACGGATCTGATGAACCACGACGATCCCGTGAGTCTGTATATCGTCACCCACCCCAACGATAAAGCTCGCCTGCGGCCTCTAGTCAGAGTATTGGTGAACATGATCGTGCGATTGCTGGCCGATAAAATGGAGTTCGAGAAAGGCAGGTCGAAAGCTCACTACAAACACCGTCTGTTGCTGATGATGGACGAGTTTCCGAGCCTGGGGCGTCTCGATATTTTGCAAGAATCACTTGCCTTCATCGCTGGCTATGGCATCAAGGCGTACTTGATCTGTCAGGACATCAATCAACTCAAGAGCCGCGAGACCGGGTACGGTCACGATGAGGCCATCACCTCGAATTGCCACATCCAGAATGCTTTTCCACCGAATCGAGTCGAGACAGCCGAATACTTGTCGAAGCTCACCGGCCAAACGACCATCCTGAAGGAGCAAATCACCACCAGTGGAGGACGTTCTTCCATCCTGCTCGGTAATGTATCCAGGACGCAGCAGGAAGTTCAGCGGCCACTGCTGACGGTCGATGAGGCACTTCGGATGCCAGGGCCGAAGAAGAACGCTTCCGACCAGATAGCCGAGCCTGGCGACATGGTTATTTATGCCGCTGGATTTCCCGCCATTTACGGGCGACAGCCGCTGTACTTCCAAGATCCCATTTTTCAGGTCAGGGCTGAGATTCCCGCGCCGGACAAGACAGACTGCCTGATTCGCGCGACCGAACCGCAAAGGATCACGCTATGA